A part of Plasmodium coatneyi strain Hackeri chromosome 8, complete sequence genomic DNA contains:
- a CDS encoding T-complex protein eta subunit — MSHLMSLPIVLLKEGTDKAQGKSQIIRNINACQIIVDIIKTTLGPRGMDKLIYTDKDVTITNDGATVMNLLNISHPAACILVDIAKSQDEEVGDGTTSVVVVAGELLNEAKQLINDGIEPNMIIDGFRNACTVAINKLNDLSLRFVSKSEEEKKEILIKCAQTALNSKLVSNHKAFFSELVVNAVYKLGENMDKSNIGIKKVTGGSCLDTQLIYGVAFKKTFSYAGFEQQPKTFLNPKILLLNVELELKAEKENAEVRIDNPSDYNSIVQAEWEIIFKKLNLIKESGANIVLSRLPIGDIATQFFADNDIFCAGRVEDADLKRTANATGAIVQTSLFNLNESVLGNCGVFEEIQIGNERYNIFKECLKTKSVTIILRGGANQFIEEVERSINDAIMIVLRCIGNSEIVPGAGSIEMQLSKHLRIYSRSICNKEQIVLYSFAKALESIPRHLSHNAGYDSTDILNKLRKKHSEETSDIWYGVDCQEGDIINAYEHCIFEVTKIKRNVIYSATEAACLILSIDETIKNPASNADKGPRNPYA, encoded by the exons ATGAGTCACTTAATG TCGCTACCCATCGTGCTGCTGAAGGAAGGCACGGACAAGGCCCAGGGGAAGAGCCAAATTATACGGAACATAAATGCGTGCCAAATTATCGTAGACATAATAAAGACGACCCTAGGACCCCGAGGCATGGACAAGCTTATCTACACGGATAAGGATGTTACTATAACAAATGATGGCGCCACGGTGATGAATCTGCTAAACATTTCTCACCCCGCAGCGTGCATTTTAGTAGATATTGCTAAATCGCAAGATGAAGAAGTGGGAGACGGAACGACCTCCGTGGTAGTAGTAGCAGGAGAGTTACTAAACGAAGCGAAACAATTAATTAACGATGGGATAGAACCCAATATGATAATTGATGGGTTCAGAAACGCATGTACAGTAGCCATCAACAAATTGAATGATCTCAGTCTTCGCTTCGTGAGCAAAagcgaagaggaaaaaaaagaaatcctAATAAAGTGTGCACAAACCGCATTAAACTCGAAGCTTGTTTCTAATCATAAGGCATTTTTTAGCGAACTGGTGGTAAATGCTGTATACAAATTAGGAGAAAATATGGATAAATCAAATATAGGTATTAAGAAAGTGACTGGTGGTTCTTGCTTAGATACACAACTGATTTACGGAGTGGCGTTTAAAAAGACCTTCTCTTATGCAGGATTTGAGCAACAACCCAAAACATTCCTGAACCCGAAGATACTCCTCCTAAATGTAGAATTAGAATTAAAAgcggagaaggaaaatgcagAAGTGAGGATTGACAACCCAAGTGACTACAACTCCATTGTCCAAGCCGAGTGGGaaatcatttttaaaaaattgaacttaataaaagaaagtggAGCAAACATCGTTCTGTCTAGACTTCCAATTGGCGATATAGCCACCCAGTTTTTTGCAGACAATGATATTTTCTGTGCAGGCAGAGTGGAAGATGCAGACCTAAAACGAACTGCAAACGCAACAGGTGCTATCGTACAGACGTCGCTATTCAATCTAAACGAAAGTGTTTTAGGTAACTGTGGTGTCTTCGAGGAAATACAAATAGGAAATGAAAGAtacaacatttttaaggAATGCCTAAAGACCAAGTCAGTCACCATTATCCTCAGAGGAGGGGCTAACCAATTCATCGAAGAAGTGGAGAGATCAATTAATGACGCCATTATGATTGTGCTCAGATGCATTGGAAATTCAGAAATTGTTCCTGGAGCGGGATCTATAGAGATGCAACTATCTAAGCATCTTAGAATATATAGCAGATCCATTTGCAACAAGGAACAAATCGTTCTGTACTCCTTCGCAAAGGCTCTTGAATCCATTCCTAGACACCTCTCCCACAATGCTGGTTATGATTCTACAGATATTCTGAACAAACTCAGGAAGAAGCACTCCGAGGAGACAAGTGACATCTGGTACGGAGTTGACTGCCAGGAGGGAGACATCATCAATGCGTATGAACACTGCATTTTTGaagttacaaaaattaaGAGAAACGTAATTTACAGCGCTACGGAAGCTGCCTGCCTTATCCTCTCTATCGATGAGACTATAAAGAACCCGGCCAGCAACGCCGACAAGGGCCCACGCAACCCGTACGCCTGA